One genomic region from Cucumis melo cultivar AY chromosome 9, USDA_Cmelo_AY_1.0, whole genome shotgun sequence encodes:
- the LOC103483059 gene encoding probable pectinesterase 68, whose amino-acid sequence MAFLFVHSFFFFTFFLLCFFSAATNHLHHWVGPTGHRLIKVNVNGGSDVFLSVQAAVDSIPDYNTVNTIIRISPGYYVEKVVVPATKPYITFEGGGKETTVIEWHDRAGDRGPSGQQLRTYRTASVTVFANYFSARNISFKNTAPAPLPGMQGWQAAAFRISGDKAYFSGCGFYGAQDTLCDDAGRHYFKECYIEGSIDFIFGNGRSMYKDCELHSIATRFGSIAAQDRNSPHEKTGFAFLRCKVTGSGPIYVGRAMGQYSRIVYAYTYFDDVVAHGGWDDWDHVSNKNKTVFFGVYKCWGPGASKVKGVSWAKELEYKEAHPFLAKSFVNGRHWIAPSDA is encoded by the exons atgGCATTCTTATTCGTCCactcatttttcttcttcacttTCTTCCTCCTCTGCTTTTTTTCCGCCGCAACCAATCACCTCCACCACTGGGTCGGACCCACCGGCCACCGCCTCATAAAAGTTAACGTTAACGGTGGCTCCGACGTGTTTCTGTCCGTGCAAGCCGCCGTGGATTCAATTCCCGATTATAATACCGTTAACACCATCATCCGAATCAGCCCTGGATATTATGT GGAGAAAGTTGTGGTGCCGGCGACGAAGCCATACATAACATTTGAAGGAGGGGGAAAGGAGACGACGGTGATTGAGTGGCACGACAGGGCAGGTGACCGTGGTCCGAGTGGGCAGCAGCTTCGTACTTATAGAACTGCTTCCGTTACCGTTTTTGCTAATTACTTCTCTGCCCGAAACATCAGCTTCAAG AATACGGCACCGGCGCCATTGCCCGGAATGCAAGGGTGGCAGGCGGCGGCTTTCCGAATCTCCGGCGACAAAGCGTACTTTTCGGGTTGCGGATTCTACGGGGCACAAGATACCCTTTGCGACGATGCCGGCCGCCATTACTTCAAAGAATGTTACATTGAAGGCTCCATAGACTTCATCTTTGGAAATGGCCGTTCCATGTATAAG GACTGCGAATTGCACTCCATAGCCACCCGGTTCGGTTCCATAGCAGCTCAAGATAGAAACTCTCCACACGAAAAGACCGGGTTTGCTTTCCTTCGATGTAAGGTAACAGGTTCGGGACCCATCTACGTGGGCCGTGCCATGGGGCAGTACTCGAGAATCGTCTACGCGTATACTTACTTTGATGATGTGGTAGCACACGGTGGATGGGATGATTGGGACCATGTCAGCAACAAAAACAA GACTGTATTTTTTGGAGTATACAAGTGCTGGGGGCCAGGGGCGAGCAAAGTAAAAGGAGTATCATGGGCCAAGGAGTTGGAGTATAAAGAGGCACATCCATTTCTAGCCAAGAGCTTCGTCAATGGCAGACACTGGATTGCTCCCTCTGATGCTTAG